The following are from one region of the Vitis riparia cultivar Riparia Gloire de Montpellier isolate 1030 chromosome 14, EGFV_Vit.rip_1.0, whole genome shotgun sequence genome:
- the LOC117931114 gene encoding polyribonucleotide nucleotidyltransferase 2, mitochondrial isoform X1 — protein MAAMASRRNPLLTSLPLYLTWRSLRYRTICSGHLGFASSSPSISEQIPVPGMKVLETFKEEFEIGSRSITFETGKIARFANGAVVMSMDETKVLSTVASSKGDAARDFLPLTVDYQEKQFAQGVIPTTFMRREGAPRERELLCGRLIDRPIRPLFPAGFYHEVQVMASVLSSDGKQDPDVMAANATSAALMLSDIPWGGPIGVIRIGRICGQFIVNPSMDELSLSDLNLVYACTRDKTLMIDVQAREISEKDLEAALRLAHPEAVRYLEPQIRLAARAGKSKKEYTLSMVSDITFEKVRNLAEAPIEAVFTDHTYGKFERGEALDLITQDVKRALEEECDEESLKVLPKVVDTVRKEVVRRRIIAEGLRVDGRHLNEVRPLYCESGNLPILHGSSLFSRGDTQVLCTVTLGAPGDAQRLDSLVGPPTKRFMLHYSFPPFSINEVGKRVGLNRREVGHGTLAEKALLAVLPPEEEFPYTVRINSEVMASDGSTSMATVCGGSMALMDAGIPLREHVAGISVGLVTEVDPSTNTIKDYRILTDILGLEDHLGDMDFKIAGTRKGITAIQLDIKPAGIPLDIICECLEPALRGRLQILDRMEQEINAPRTQHYRNSPRLATLKFSNDSLRRLLGPMGALKRKIEEETGARISVSDGTLTVVAKNQSVMDKVQEKVDFIVGREIEIGGIYKGVVTSVKEYGAFVEFNGGQQGLLHISELSHEPVVRVSDVVSIGQQISLMCIGQDVRGNIKLSLKSTLPRPGSDTNNVVEGSIPITKQAPSVWASIGDVPDSEEKQNSDLEELPVAKDETSEGSLPTSKLPSFLIRSAAECDEEEKSAGFNQSSRNTSKPRSISGSNDKLKTSPPQNGTSDSAKNVKKSKISSQKEKDINSIFTILSMGEDGDKHGSAFNANSQNDLNDTKEVPETCTSAKNLKLGMKLNAKVYQIRTHGLVLDLGGGIRGMYRFEGDNDKRDFKVGDELHVMCSSFSTKGIPVMSLVEDE, from the exons ATGGCAGCCATGGCGAGCAGAAGAAACCCTCTCCTCACGTCGCTGCCACTATACCTCACGTGGAGATCCCTCCGGTACCGTACAATTTGCAGTGGCCATCTCGGCTTTGCATCTTCGTCGCCGTCCATTTCCGAACAAATCCCCGTCCCCGGAATGAAAGTTCTAGAAACTTTCAAAGAGGAGTTTGAAATCGGATCGCGCTCGATCACTTTCGAAACCGGCAAGATCGCTCGGTTCGCTAATGGCGCTGTTGTTATGTCCATGGATGAGACCAAAGTCCTCTCCACCGTTGCTTCATCCAAAGGCGACGCAGCTCGTGATTTCTTGCCACTCACC GTTGACTATCAAGAGAAGCAATTTGCACAAGGCGTGATTCCAACCACATTCATGCGGAGGGAAGGTGCTCCAAGAGAGAGGGAACTTTTATGTGGCCGTCTTATTGATCGACCAATAAGACCACTGTTTCCTGCTGGCTTTTATCACGAGGTTCAG GTAATGGCAAGTGTTCTTTCTTCTGATGGGAAACAAGATCCAGATGTAATGGCAGCTAACGCAACATCTGCTGCTCTAATGTTATCAGATATTCCTTGGGGCGGCCCCATTGGAGTTATACGTATAGGGAGGATTTGCGGGCAGTTTATTGTTAACCCTAGCATGGATGAG CTTAGTTTAAGTGATCTCAACTTGGTGTATGCCTGCACAAGGGATAAAACTTTGATGATAGATGTGCAAGCCCGTGAGATTTCTGAGAAAGATCTAGAAGCTGCGCTAAGGCTGGCTCACCCTGAG GCAGTTAGATATCTTGAACCACAAATCAGATTGGCAGCTAGGGCTGGTAAAAGTAAAAAGGAATATACGTTGTCTATGGTGTCAGATATAACATTTGAGAAAGTCAGGAACTTGGCAGAAGCGCCTATTGAAGCTGTTTTCACGGATCATACATATGGCAAG TTCGAACGTGGTGAAGCTTTAGATCTAATCACTCAAGATGTAAAACGAGCCCTCGAAGAAGAATGTGATGAAGAAAGCTTAAAAGTTCTACCAAAAGTGGTTGACACAGTGAGGAAAGAG GTTGTCCGCAGAAGGATTATTGCAGAAGGACTTAGAGTTGATGGAAGGCATCTCAATGAAGTTAGGCCTTTGTATTGTGAATCTGGCAATTTACCTATATTGCATGGATCATCACTCTTTTCACGTGGAGATACACAG GTCCTTTGTACTGTGACACTTGGGGCACCTGGTGATGCTCAACGACTGGATTCTCTGGTCGGTCCTCCAACAAAGCGCTTCATGCTTCACTATAGTTTCCCCCCGTTCTCAATTAATGAAGTTGGTAAACGAGTTGGCTTGAACAGACGTGAAGTTGGGCATG GCACCCTTGCAGAGAAAGCTCTGCTTGCAGTGTTGCCTCCTGAAGAAGAGTTTCCTTACACAGTCCGTATCAATTCTGAGGTTATGGCTTCTGATGGTTCCACATCAATGGCAACTGTCTGTGGAG GTAGCATGGCTTTAATGGATGCTGGCATTCCACTAAGGGAACATGTAGCAGGCATTTCTGTGGGTCTTGTTACTGAAGTTGACCCTTCAACTAACACAATTAAGGATTATCGCATACTAACTGATATATTG GGCCTGGAAGATCATCTGGGGGACATGGATTTTAAAATTGCCGGAACACGAAAAGGAATAACTGCTATTCAGTTGGATATAAAGCCTGCTGGAATTCCTTTAGATATTATTTGTGAATGTTTAGAGCCTGCACTCAGGGGTCGTCTTCAAATCCTTGATCGCATGGAGCAAGAGATAAATGCACCACGTACTCAACATTACAGGAATTCACCTCGATTAG CCACATTGAAGTTCAGCAATGATTCACTTCGCCGCTTGCTTGGGCCTATGGGTGCTCTAAAGAGAAAAATCGAAGAAGAAACAG GTGCACGAATCTCTGTCAGTGATGGAACACTTACTGTCGTTGCTAAGAATCAAAGTGTGATGGATAAAGTACAAGAAAAG GTTGATTTTATAGTTGGTCGTGAGATTGAAATTGGAGGTATTTACAAAGGTGTGGTAACTTCAGTAAAAGAATATGGTGCTTTTGTGGAGTTTAATGGTGGCCAGCAAGGCCTCCTTCACATTTCTGAGTTATCTCATGAACCG GTCGTTCGCGTTTCAGATGTAGTGTCTATTGGCCAGCAGATTTCATTAATGTGCATAGGGCAGGATGTTCGTGGTAACATCAAATTATCACTCAAATCAACTTTACCCCGACCAGGCTCTGACACGAATAATGTGGTTGAAGGATCCATTCCTATTACCAAACAAGCACCTAGTGTGTGGGCATCAATTGGGGATGTTCCTGACAGTGAAGAAAAGCAGAACTCTGACCTGGAAGAGTTGCCAGTTGCCAAAGATGAAACCAGTGAAGGAAGCCTGCCTACTTCTAAATTACCATCATTTCTAATTCGAAGTGCTGCTGAGTGTGATGAGGAGGAAAAATCTGCTGGCTTCAATCAGAGTTCTAGAAATACCTCTAAACCCCGAAGCATTTCGGGTTCCAATGACAAGTTAAAAACATCTCCACCTCAAAATGGTACGTCTGATTCagctaaaaatgttaaaaagtcaAAGATATCCTCACAAAAGGAGAAAGATATAAACTCCATTTTCACTATCTTAAGTATGGGTGAAGATGGGGATAAACATGGCTCTGCATTCAAtgcaaattctcaaaatgatttaaatgatACTAAAGAAGTACCTGAGACTTGCACTAGTGCAAAAAACCTGAAGCTTGGAATGAAGCTCAATGCCAAGGTGTATCAAATTCGTACCCATGGGCTAGTCCTTGATTTGGGTGGTGGAATTCGAGGAATGTATCGGTTTGAG GGTGATAATGATAAGAGGGACTTTAAGGTTGGTGATGAGTTGCATGTCATGTGTTCCAGTTTTTCTACAAAGGGGATTCCAGTAATGTCTTTGGTGGAAGATGAGTAG
- the LOC117931114 gene encoding polyribonucleotide nucleotidyltransferase 2, mitochondrial isoform X2: MALLLCPWMRPKSSPPLLHPKATQLVISCHSPYVDYQEKQFAQGVIPTTFMRREGAPRERELLCGRLIDRPIRPLFPAGFYHEVQVMASVLSSDGKQDPDVMAANATSAALMLSDIPWGGPIGVIRIGRICGQFIVNPSMDELSLSDLNLVYACTRDKTLMIDVQAREISEKDLEAALRLAHPEAVRYLEPQIRLAARAGKSKKEYTLSMVSDITFEKVRNLAEAPIEAVFTDHTYGKFERGEALDLITQDVKRALEEECDEESLKVLPKVVDTVRKEVVRRRIIAEGLRVDGRHLNEVRPLYCESGNLPILHGSSLFSRGDTQVLCTVTLGAPGDAQRLDSLVGPPTKRFMLHYSFPPFSINEVGKRVGLNRREVGHGTLAEKALLAVLPPEEEFPYTVRINSEVMASDGSTSMATVCGGSMALMDAGIPLREHVAGISVGLVTEVDPSTNTIKDYRILTDILGLEDHLGDMDFKIAGTRKGITAIQLDIKPAGIPLDIICECLEPALRGRLQILDRMEQEINAPRTQHYRNSPRLATLKFSNDSLRRLLGPMGALKRKIEEETGARISVSDGTLTVVAKNQSVMDKVQEKVDFIVGREIEIGGIYKGVVTSVKEYGAFVEFNGGQQGLLHISELSHEPVVRVSDVVSIGQQISLMCIGQDVRGNIKLSLKSTLPRPGSDTNNVVEGSIPITKQAPSVWASIGDVPDSEEKQNSDLEELPVAKDETSEGSLPTSKLPSFLIRSAAECDEEEKSAGFNQSSRNTSKPRSISGSNDKLKTSPPQNGTSDSAKNVKKSKISSQKEKDINSIFTILSMGEDGDKHGSAFNANSQNDLNDTKEVPETCTSAKNLKLGMKLNAKVYQIRTHGLVLDLGGGIRGMYRFEGDNDKRDFKVGDELHVMCSSFSTKGIPVMSLVEDE; encoded by the exons ATGGCGCTGTTGTTATGTCCATGGATGAGACCAAAGTCCTCTCCACCGTTGCTTCATCCAAAGGCGACGCAGCTCGTGATTTCTTGCCACTCACCGTAT GTTGACTATCAAGAGAAGCAATTTGCACAAGGCGTGATTCCAACCACATTCATGCGGAGGGAAGGTGCTCCAAGAGAGAGGGAACTTTTATGTGGCCGTCTTATTGATCGACCAATAAGACCACTGTTTCCTGCTGGCTTTTATCACGAGGTTCAG GTAATGGCAAGTGTTCTTTCTTCTGATGGGAAACAAGATCCAGATGTAATGGCAGCTAACGCAACATCTGCTGCTCTAATGTTATCAGATATTCCTTGGGGCGGCCCCATTGGAGTTATACGTATAGGGAGGATTTGCGGGCAGTTTATTGTTAACCCTAGCATGGATGAG CTTAGTTTAAGTGATCTCAACTTGGTGTATGCCTGCACAAGGGATAAAACTTTGATGATAGATGTGCAAGCCCGTGAGATTTCTGAGAAAGATCTAGAAGCTGCGCTAAGGCTGGCTCACCCTGAG GCAGTTAGATATCTTGAACCACAAATCAGATTGGCAGCTAGGGCTGGTAAAAGTAAAAAGGAATATACGTTGTCTATGGTGTCAGATATAACATTTGAGAAAGTCAGGAACTTGGCAGAAGCGCCTATTGAAGCTGTTTTCACGGATCATACATATGGCAAG TTCGAACGTGGTGAAGCTTTAGATCTAATCACTCAAGATGTAAAACGAGCCCTCGAAGAAGAATGTGATGAAGAAAGCTTAAAAGTTCTACCAAAAGTGGTTGACACAGTGAGGAAAGAG GTTGTCCGCAGAAGGATTATTGCAGAAGGACTTAGAGTTGATGGAAGGCATCTCAATGAAGTTAGGCCTTTGTATTGTGAATCTGGCAATTTACCTATATTGCATGGATCATCACTCTTTTCACGTGGAGATACACAG GTCCTTTGTACTGTGACACTTGGGGCACCTGGTGATGCTCAACGACTGGATTCTCTGGTCGGTCCTCCAACAAAGCGCTTCATGCTTCACTATAGTTTCCCCCCGTTCTCAATTAATGAAGTTGGTAAACGAGTTGGCTTGAACAGACGTGAAGTTGGGCATG GCACCCTTGCAGAGAAAGCTCTGCTTGCAGTGTTGCCTCCTGAAGAAGAGTTTCCTTACACAGTCCGTATCAATTCTGAGGTTATGGCTTCTGATGGTTCCACATCAATGGCAACTGTCTGTGGAG GTAGCATGGCTTTAATGGATGCTGGCATTCCACTAAGGGAACATGTAGCAGGCATTTCTGTGGGTCTTGTTACTGAAGTTGACCCTTCAACTAACACAATTAAGGATTATCGCATACTAACTGATATATTG GGCCTGGAAGATCATCTGGGGGACATGGATTTTAAAATTGCCGGAACACGAAAAGGAATAACTGCTATTCAGTTGGATATAAAGCCTGCTGGAATTCCTTTAGATATTATTTGTGAATGTTTAGAGCCTGCACTCAGGGGTCGTCTTCAAATCCTTGATCGCATGGAGCAAGAGATAAATGCACCACGTACTCAACATTACAGGAATTCACCTCGATTAG CCACATTGAAGTTCAGCAATGATTCACTTCGCCGCTTGCTTGGGCCTATGGGTGCTCTAAAGAGAAAAATCGAAGAAGAAACAG GTGCACGAATCTCTGTCAGTGATGGAACACTTACTGTCGTTGCTAAGAATCAAAGTGTGATGGATAAAGTACAAGAAAAG GTTGATTTTATAGTTGGTCGTGAGATTGAAATTGGAGGTATTTACAAAGGTGTGGTAACTTCAGTAAAAGAATATGGTGCTTTTGTGGAGTTTAATGGTGGCCAGCAAGGCCTCCTTCACATTTCTGAGTTATCTCATGAACCG GTCGTTCGCGTTTCAGATGTAGTGTCTATTGGCCAGCAGATTTCATTAATGTGCATAGGGCAGGATGTTCGTGGTAACATCAAATTATCACTCAAATCAACTTTACCCCGACCAGGCTCTGACACGAATAATGTGGTTGAAGGATCCATTCCTATTACCAAACAAGCACCTAGTGTGTGGGCATCAATTGGGGATGTTCCTGACAGTGAAGAAAAGCAGAACTCTGACCTGGAAGAGTTGCCAGTTGCCAAAGATGAAACCAGTGAAGGAAGCCTGCCTACTTCTAAATTACCATCATTTCTAATTCGAAGTGCTGCTGAGTGTGATGAGGAGGAAAAATCTGCTGGCTTCAATCAGAGTTCTAGAAATACCTCTAAACCCCGAAGCATTTCGGGTTCCAATGACAAGTTAAAAACATCTCCACCTCAAAATGGTACGTCTGATTCagctaaaaatgttaaaaagtcaAAGATATCCTCACAAAAGGAGAAAGATATAAACTCCATTTTCACTATCTTAAGTATGGGTGAAGATGGGGATAAACATGGCTCTGCATTCAAtgcaaattctcaaaatgatttaaatgatACTAAAGAAGTACCTGAGACTTGCACTAGTGCAAAAAACCTGAAGCTTGGAATGAAGCTCAATGCCAAGGTGTATCAAATTCGTACCCATGGGCTAGTCCTTGATTTGGGTGGTGGAATTCGAGGAATGTATCGGTTTGAG GGTGATAATGATAAGAGGGACTTTAAGGTTGGTGATGAGTTGCATGTCATGTGTTCCAGTTTTTCTACAAAGGGGATTCCAGTAATGTCTTTGGTGGAAGATGAGTAG
- the LOC117931191 gene encoding putative cysteine-rich receptor-like protein kinase 43 isoform X1, protein METGLLLSIIFLTTTFSFIHSTKANPRADIIARICSNDYAHNFSNYLDSYSKIITQLRDELPKTKFAFKEAGEPPDKIYVLAQCMDDLSSQDCQACFSQISSLFPGCFPATGGRVYLDGCFLRGDNYSFFQDTLTPMDYLRCSDSISGVQNFDNIAKSVIDELVRMTPSRDGYAAYDESANGITVYGMASCWKTLDRDSCASCLASAAISAFACFPSTEGRVLNAGCFLRYSDYKFVNDPKWLAARDATLSFISHVVGVVSVCILATIIGFFIGKAAYQKRNQQNEANEIEVDSSVVKRSLQFKYTTLEKATDYFNEANKLGQGGFGEVFKGTLRDGREIAIKRLFITGQSGAQEVYNEIDIIGSACHKNLVRFLGCCFTRHDSFLVYEFLPNRSLDRVLFDTEKKKELPWKIRLGIIMGTAEGLEYLHKDCHVRIIHRDIKASNVLLDFRYRPKIADFGLARFYSTDRALTSTAIAGTLGYMAPEYLAQGRLTEKVDVYSYGVLILEIVSGMQNNKFQLDDSLNTLATATWKHFQSNTMTEIIDKGMEIEDMEEVTRVIQVGLLCTQESPTLRPSMTEIIQMLKQKDVSLPIPSKPPFTEENLTISPALGSLRRPAVDSFDLCISCDHSDTELR, encoded by the exons ATGGAAACTGGTCTCCTTCTCTCCATCATCTTCCTCACAACAACATTCTCTTTCATCCATTCCACAAAAGCCAACCCCAGAGCCGACATCATCGCTAGAATATGCAGCAATGACTACGCCCACAATTTCTCCAATTACCTCGACAGCTACTCCAAAATTATAACCCAGTTGCGAGATGAACTGCCTAAGACCAAGTTCGCATTCAAGGAAGCTGGAGAGCCTCCAGACAAAATCTATGTGTTGGCTCAGTGCATGGATGATCTCTCCTCCCAGGATTGTCAAGCCTGCTTCTCTCAGATAAGTTCTCTTTTCCCTGGTTGCTTTCCTGCAACTGGCGGTCGTGTTTATCTTGATGGCTGCTTCCTTAGAGGCGACAATTACAGCTTCTTTCAAGATACTCTCACGCCCATGGATTATTTG AGATGCAGCGATAGCATCAGCGGTGTCCAGAATTTTGATAATATAGCCAAGAGTGTGATTGATGAACTGGTCAGGATGACACCAAGTAGGGATGGGTATGCAGCATATGATGAAAGTGCCAATGGTATAACAGTTTACGGTATGGCTAGTTGTTGGAAGACTTTGGACCGTGATAGTTGTGCATCATGCCTTGCTAGTGCAGCCATTTCTGCCTTTGCTTGCTTCCCATCTACAGAAGGGCGTGTGCTCAATGCTGGCTGTTTTCTACGTTACTCTGATTACAAATTTGTTAATGACCCCAAATGGCTAGCAGCTCGAG ATGCTACATTATCATTCATCTCACACGTCGTTGGCGTGGTCAGTGTCTGCATTTTGGCCACTATTATCGGGTTTTTCATTGGTAAAGCTGCTTACCAAAAACGAAATCAGCAAAATGAAGCAAATG AAATTGAAGTGGACAGCTCGGTTGTAAAGAGAAGCTTGCAGTTCAAGTACACGACTCTTGAAAAAGCAACCGACTACTTCAATGAAGCCAACAAACTTGGGCAAGGTGGATTTGGTGAAGTGTTCAAG GGAACCTTACGAGATGGCAGAGAAATTGCTATAAAGCGTTTATTCATAACGGGACAGAGTGGAGCTCAGGAGGTTTATAACGAAATAGACATTATAGGCAGTGCCTGCCACAAAAACTTGGTTCGTTTCCTTGGTTGCTGCTTCACCAGACATGACAGCTTCCTTGTCTATGAATTCCTACCCAACAGAAGCCTCGATCGAGTCTTATTTG AcacagagaagaagaaagaactaCCCTGGAAGATCAGGCTTGGTATAATCATGGGAACAGCAGAAGGCTTAGAGTACCTTCACAAAGACTGTCACGTTCGAATCATTCATAGAGACATCAAGGCCAGCAACGTCTTATTAGACTTCAGATACAGACCAAAGATTGCAGATTTTGGTCTAGCAAGGTTTTATTCCACTGACAGAGCCCTCACCAGCACTGCCATTGCAGGCACACT AGGGTACATGGCCCCTGAATACCTAGCTCAGGGCCGATTAACTGAAAAGGTGGATGTTTATAGCTATGGAGTTCTCATACTTGAGATTGTCAGTGGTATGCAGAATAACAAATTTCAGCTTGATGACTCCCTCAACACTCTAGCCACTGCT ACATGGAAGCACTTTCAGTCAAATACAATGACTGAGATTATAGACAAGGGCATGGAGATTGAAGATATGGAAGAAGTCACAAGAGTAATTCAGGTGGGTTTGTTGTGTACTCAAGAATCACCCACTTTACGCCCTTCCATGACTGAAATAATTCAAATGCTTAAACAAAAGGATGTCTCATTGCCTATTCCATCCAAGCCTCCATTCACTGAAGAAAATTTGACAATTTCTCCTGCATTGGGGTCTCTTAGGAGACCAGCTGTGGATTCATTTGATCTATGTATATCTTGTGATCATTCTGATACTGAGCTCAGATAA
- the LOC117931191 gene encoding putative cysteine-rich receptor-like protein kinase 43 isoform X2 — protein METGLLLSIIFLTTTFSFIHSTKANPRADIIARICSNDYAHNFSNYLDSYSKIITQLRDELPKTKFAFKEAGEPPDKIYVLAQCMDDLSSQDCQACFSQISSLFPGCFPATGGRVYLDGCFLRGDNYSFFQDTLTPMDYLRCSDSISGVQNFDNIAKSVIDELVRMTPSRDGYAAYDESANGITVYGMASCWKTLDRDSCASCLASAAISAFACFPSTEGRVLNAGCFLRYSDYKFVNDPKWLAARDATLSFISHVVGVVSVCILATIIGFFIGKAAYQKRNQQNEANEIEVDSSVVKRSLQFKYTTLEKATDYFNEANKLGQGGFGEVFKGTLRDGREIAIKRLFITGQSGAQEVYNEIDIIGSACHKNLVRFLGCCFTRHDSFLVYEFLPNRSLDRVLFDTEKKKELPWKIRLGIIMGTAEGLEYLHKDCHVRIIHRDIKASNVLLDFRYRPKIADFGLARFYSTDRALTSTAIAGTLHGSTFSQIQ, from the exons ATGGAAACTGGTCTCCTTCTCTCCATCATCTTCCTCACAACAACATTCTCTTTCATCCATTCCACAAAAGCCAACCCCAGAGCCGACATCATCGCTAGAATATGCAGCAATGACTACGCCCACAATTTCTCCAATTACCTCGACAGCTACTCCAAAATTATAACCCAGTTGCGAGATGAACTGCCTAAGACCAAGTTCGCATTCAAGGAAGCTGGAGAGCCTCCAGACAAAATCTATGTGTTGGCTCAGTGCATGGATGATCTCTCCTCCCAGGATTGTCAAGCCTGCTTCTCTCAGATAAGTTCTCTTTTCCCTGGTTGCTTTCCTGCAACTGGCGGTCGTGTTTATCTTGATGGCTGCTTCCTTAGAGGCGACAATTACAGCTTCTTTCAAGATACTCTCACGCCCATGGATTATTTG AGATGCAGCGATAGCATCAGCGGTGTCCAGAATTTTGATAATATAGCCAAGAGTGTGATTGATGAACTGGTCAGGATGACACCAAGTAGGGATGGGTATGCAGCATATGATGAAAGTGCCAATGGTATAACAGTTTACGGTATGGCTAGTTGTTGGAAGACTTTGGACCGTGATAGTTGTGCATCATGCCTTGCTAGTGCAGCCATTTCTGCCTTTGCTTGCTTCCCATCTACAGAAGGGCGTGTGCTCAATGCTGGCTGTTTTCTACGTTACTCTGATTACAAATTTGTTAATGACCCCAAATGGCTAGCAGCTCGAG ATGCTACATTATCATTCATCTCACACGTCGTTGGCGTGGTCAGTGTCTGCATTTTGGCCACTATTATCGGGTTTTTCATTGGTAAAGCTGCTTACCAAAAACGAAATCAGCAAAATGAAGCAAATG AAATTGAAGTGGACAGCTCGGTTGTAAAGAGAAGCTTGCAGTTCAAGTACACGACTCTTGAAAAAGCAACCGACTACTTCAATGAAGCCAACAAACTTGGGCAAGGTGGATTTGGTGAAGTGTTCAAG GGAACCTTACGAGATGGCAGAGAAATTGCTATAAAGCGTTTATTCATAACGGGACAGAGTGGAGCTCAGGAGGTTTATAACGAAATAGACATTATAGGCAGTGCCTGCCACAAAAACTTGGTTCGTTTCCTTGGTTGCTGCTTCACCAGACATGACAGCTTCCTTGTCTATGAATTCCTACCCAACAGAAGCCTCGATCGAGTCTTATTTG AcacagagaagaagaaagaactaCCCTGGAAGATCAGGCTTGGTATAATCATGGGAACAGCAGAAGGCTTAGAGTACCTTCACAAAGACTGTCACGTTCGAATCATTCATAGAGACATCAAGGCCAGCAACGTCTTATTAGACTTCAGATACAGACCAAAGATTGCAGATTTTGGTCTAGCAAGGTTTTATTCCACTGACAGAGCCCTCACCAGCACTGCCATTGCAGGCACACT ACATGGAAGCACTTTCAGTCAAATACAATGA